TAGCTGCGTGAACTTGGACAAGTAATCACCtccctgagactcagtttccccatctgttaaaaaaaaacaaaacaaaaacagaaggaaggtTTAGTTGGATTAAACAGTCATTAAAGTCCTTCCCCAACAATGTGACACTACTGTTCTGAGCTGAAAGACTCGAATTCATGGCTGTGttttgtttcccttcttatcCCTCTGTCAGGTATTTTGTCAAAGTGGCCTGGGGGTGGACCTTCGTTCTCCTCTTGCCTTTCGTTGCCCTCACCAACTATCGCCTGACAGGGAAGGCCACGGTGGTCCTCAGGCGGCTGTGCATCCTCCTTGTGGGGACGGCCATCTGGTATGTCAGCACTGCAGTCTTCCTGCATGTGGAGCACTACACAGGCAGCTGCTACAAGTCACCCTCCCTGGAGAGCATCCGAAGGGAGTATCACAGCAAGGAGGAGTGTGGGAAAGCTGGAGGCTTCTGGCACGGCTTTGACATCTCTGGCCACTCCTTCCTCCTCACCTATTGCGGGCTGGTCATCGTAGAAGAGATGGCTGTTCTGCAGGAGGTCAAGATGGACCGGAGCCACAACCTGTACTTTGCCCTGACGTCCCTGACTGTGGCCTTGGGCTGCTTGGTGTACATGTGGCTGTGGATGTTCCTTTGCACTGCTGTGTACTTCCACGACTTGTCCCAGAAAGTGTTCGGAACCTTGTTTGGCCTGGCGGGCTGGTATGGAACATACAGGGTTTGGTATTTGAAACCCATTTCTCCTGGACTTCCTCCCCATAGCTCCAGTCTGAATTTGAAGCAAGATAGTtacaagaaataaatgaaagaaaaggagggacaagaaggttaaattattttcattttgattagGTATCTTTGCTCAATTATCAATCCTATCTCACCTGACTTAGCAGGGACTGAGGCCGAAGGTACGTTCGTCCTCATCCTGTTCCTGGCACGTGTGAGACACTTTATGGTCTCACAGAAAcggaaaagatgaaaaacatcTTGCAGCCTCCTGAAAGAAGCTGTCTGAAATCACTTAAGGAGGGCTAATAGCTCTGCACATGAATTATACTGTTTAACCAGAGTGACCTGGGACTTCTTTGATTTTTAGGTCTTTGGGGGACCAGGATTAATATACACTCTAAAGTTAAGTTATGATAAGATGCAAGGTTAAGGGCCCCAGAATTGTCTTTATCTCCCCCCTCACTCCTGACAATTGTCTTTTCATTTAAGTGATTCTTAATGTTATTTAAAAGTTTGCCTTGGATACTCATTGTATACGTCTTTCAGGCTAGGATCTTGCCTATGGGTGGGGAGAAAGCCTGGAAAAACAATCTCCTTGTAATATTTACATTTCTTCAGTTGACTGTAAATATTGCAGCCAGATTCTGATTGACTGCCTTTTAAACTAGAGTGCCTTAAAGACAAAAGTATTAGGTAATTTTTGTGCACTCACTGAAAGTGAGTAATTGTCTATTTGGGTTCTGTTGAAactatgaaaatgcttgtttctttgAGTAAAGTTTGTATAGTTACTGACAGTAACTGGTTGGTTACTTAAGTTCTTAAGGTTTACAATCCCTaattgtgtattttgttttaaatttaaatgttttgtttcttgtctttttttttcctttgttgccTTTGATCACTGTCtttaaaaaaacaccaaaaattgTGGTTTGTGATATTAAATAAGTTGcagctcaaaaaataaaatagaaggcaACTTAATTTTAAGAGATATATTAGCTGATTCAAGATAATATTGCCAGAATTAGTCTTTttactaaaatttctttttttttttttgactcttagTGATAGAATATCTTTTTCACATAAAAAACACACAAATTAGGCTACCATATCTTGAAGTTTTctgtttctggggaaaaaaaatcataatacatTCTTTTGTTGAAAGGCAATATTAGCTCTTATGAGTTGTggtaaaaagctagaaaaatattgTAACTAGGAGATTTATGTTCTAATTCTGGCTCCTCCCCAAGCTAGTTTTGTGACTTTTGGCAAATCCTTTCCTTTTATGgggtcttgatttcctcatctgtaagacaaAAGAGTTGAAGTATATCTCTTTGAATCATCTTtcagtttttaattaaattttattttcagatctaCTTTTTCTTCCTGTCACTTCTATATAGTCCCtgataaagcaagaaaaacaaaaatatgttacaaacatatagtcaagcaaaacagttTCTCACATTagccatgtcaaaaaaaattctgaaatcagAATACCTCTTTTATCAGTGGACAGATGTACTTTACCTTTcagaattgtggttggtcattttCTAAACCTTTTACactgattatctttacaatattactattgctatataaattattctggtactgctcacttcactctgcatcagttcatacaagcctTCCtggatttctctgaaactgtccccttcatcatttctcatagcacaatagtattacatctcatacatatgtcataacttattcagccattccccaattaaggGACATCCCCCCTCCAAGTTTCTAATTCattactatcaaaaaaaaaaaaaaagaagaagaaagagctgctataaatatttttgcatatatggagaCATTTTTTTGGCGACATTAACAGTATTGCTGGGTTCAAAGAATATTCACAGTTTAATACAGTTTTACttgctttctagaatgactgGACTAGTTCCCAGCTCTACCAATAGTGCAATAATGTACCTGTTTTCTCATAACCTCTTTagcaaatttgtcattttccttttttgtcaacttGGCCATCCTATGTGTGTGAGAtgaaacctcagaattgttttatctTGCAGTTTTCCAATTAGTGactttgagcattttttcatgtggttaTTGAAAACTTAGATTTCTTCCTCTGGAAACTGCCAGTTCAtgttctttgactatttatcaatataaatttgaatcagttctctctaTCTGacatcctttctagctctgacgtCCTGTGTgcttaataacaataatgatgatgattataacaATGGTAacttacatagcattttaaggtttacaaaatactttccttatGATCCATGAAggatccctcattttacaaatgaggacacttAATTTCAGAGCTGTGAAATGACTTCtctgttttaaaatcttttgctCTTTCCTATATCATGCTGCTTCCTTATTTTGtgttctggaatttttttttctctctgtaataATTGATGCTCCAAGGTTTCTTACTGCTCTGACAATTTGTTTTATTAGTTTatgttctaaagttccttctaacaAAACAGTTTTTCTAAGCTTTGCTCTCATCTGCCCATTTTATCTGTGCTACTAAAACTTATTTTCTCTAGATGAGATTCCAGCTTTGTCTTTTGGTATTGTCACCTCTTCCCAGCAAAGTGTGGTTGTATTTCCAGAAATTGTAATAACCTGATCATCTTTACCCATGAACTGCCTCATTAAACCTTTTAGTCACTTGAACAAAGCCAGTCTTAAGGTACTTTATCCTGAACTCTAACCTCAATAATAGTATTAAGTAATGAACACTACACTTTTACTGCTGTGGCTCAAACTTTTATGATGAGTTCTAGTGGCTACAGATTTCCTGTAAAGATGTATTTAAGTTATGTATTTCTACCCCCAAGTGTCACATTAATTGGTAATAAATGAAATATGTTATTATACCCAATGTGACTCTGGCTAATGGGATTTTCGAGGCAAATAGCATTGTGTGTTAGATGTGTTGGCAGCACTTATGGATCCTGAATGTAATCCAGCTTCCTTTGTGAAATTTGGATCAATCAGGTTTGTCAAAGGGATCTCCCACTTATCTTGCCATCTGAAACTGAGAAATATTTCTTAGGTTCTGACTTCAACATCTGTAGGTAACTATCAAATACACTATTACTCAGGAAGTTTGTCAGGtttaaaatttgaaatgtttttctccTATTCTTGGTTTGAGTTTAGTTTCTTACTatgagttgtgagaatcaaatatgaTAAATTTAAGATAGCTAGAAATATTTGTTTCTGTATAGGTGATAATAAtactcccctccctccccccagtatCCTCAGTCTTTTTTTATGAGGAAGATACAACACATTTATCCTCTTCTAGATTGAGACTTAGGACGTCTTGATTTAGCATTCAAAAAAATATTGTGTTCTTTAGTAGCTTTGTAGTAAGAAGCTCACATCTTAGTTAAGTTTTAATGATTCCCTTTTCCATATCTACTAGGCTGGTGATCCCTTATATTTCACTTCTACCAGGCAAGAACAAGACTGGCTCTCTGGAAGccttagaaaaacaaaaccagagtCTGTCAGACTTTTAAGGCTATTTTTTCTGAATCCTTATGGTTTCCCAAGGATCCCTTCCCATCTGTAATTGTCAAAGAGGAAAACATGATGGAAGA
The DNA window shown above is from Sminthopsis crassicaudata isolate SCR6 chromosome 2, ASM4859323v1, whole genome shotgun sequence and carries:
- the FITM2 gene encoding acyl-coenzyme A diphosphatase FITM2; amino-acid sequence: MEYLERCAWFLRTTLVPAVVRRCLPWAFLALMLGGSLVKEFFPLPPSYFSNKRNVFNMYFVKVAWGWTFVLLLPFVALTNYRLTGKATVVLRRLCILLVGTAIWYVSTAVFLHVEHYTGSCYKSPSLESIRREYHSKEECGKAGGFWHGFDISGHSFLLTYCGLVIVEEMAVLQEVKMDRSHNLYFALTSLTVALGCLVYMWLWMFLCTAVYFHDLSQKVFGTLFGLAGWYGTYRVWYLKPISPGLPPHSSSLNLKQDSYKK